The Cellulomonas wangleii genome includes a region encoding these proteins:
- a CDS encoding M3 family metallopeptidase yields the protein MTSDALPLDPANPFARASDLPYGLPDFRELREEHFLPAIRAGMAEQRAEVEAVATDPAEPTVENTLEALERSGKLLSRAASAFYVQAGADSTPGLQAIEEEVAPLLAEHSDAIWLDARLHARVEALAAALEAEGAQLAPDTAWLLHRTRTRFARAGVGLGPQEQERLRAINAELTTLDATFGRRLLAATNAAAVLVTDEAELDGLPEDARAAAAQAATARGHEGAWLIELQLPTQQSVLSLLRDRGLRERIMTASLGRGAAGDENDTRSTLLGMVRLRAERARLLGFEHHAAYVAADATAGSAQAVEDMLSQLAPAAVANARAEAADLENALQADHPGSSLEPWDWAYYAGRVRQERRALDEAELRPYLELERVLADGVFLAANRLYGLTFAERHDLVGYHPDVRVFEVFDADGSGLGLFLGDWWTRPAKRGGAWMNSLVEQSTLLRDAPVVVNNLNVPKPPPGEPTLLTWDEVITLFHEFGHALHGLLSDVRYPSQSGTNVPRDFVEYPSQVNEMWAWDPEVLRSFAVHHETGEPMPEEWVRTLLAGRQDGEGFATTEYLAAALLDQAWHRLTPQEVPADPADVVEFEARALRAAGVDLRTVPPRYRTTYFNHIFCSGYSAGYYAYIWSEVLDADTVEWFTENGGLDRANGDTFRARLLARGGSVDPLQSFADLRGRGPRMEPLLTRRGLLGAVAR from the coding sequence ATGACCTCCGACGCGCTGCCGCTCGACCCCGCCAACCCGTTCGCCCGGGCGTCCGACCTGCCCTACGGCCTCCCGGACTTCCGGGAGCTGCGCGAGGAGCACTTCCTCCCGGCGATCCGTGCCGGCATGGCCGAGCAGCGCGCCGAGGTCGAGGCCGTCGCCACCGACCCCGCCGAGCCCACCGTCGAGAACACGCTCGAGGCCCTGGAGCGCTCCGGAAAGCTGCTGTCGCGGGCCGCGTCGGCGTTCTACGTCCAGGCCGGTGCGGACTCCACGCCGGGCCTGCAGGCGATCGAGGAGGAGGTCGCGCCGCTGCTCGCCGAGCACTCCGACGCCATCTGGCTGGACGCCCGGCTGCACGCCCGCGTGGAGGCGCTCGCCGCGGCGCTCGAGGCCGAGGGCGCGCAGCTCGCGCCCGACACGGCGTGGCTGCTGCACCGCACCCGCACCCGGTTCGCGCGCGCGGGTGTCGGGCTCGGGCCGCAGGAGCAGGAGCGGCTGCGTGCCATCAACGCCGAGCTGACCACGCTCGACGCGACGTTCGGCCGGCGGCTCCTGGCCGCGACCAACGCGGCGGCCGTGCTCGTCACGGACGAGGCGGAGCTCGACGGGCTGCCCGAGGACGCGCGCGCCGCGGCGGCGCAGGCGGCCACCGCGCGCGGCCACGAGGGCGCCTGGCTCATCGAGCTGCAGCTGCCCACCCAGCAGTCCGTGCTGTCGCTGCTGCGCGACCGCGGGCTGCGGGAGCGGATCATGACCGCGTCGCTCGGCCGCGGGGCCGCCGGCGACGAGAACGACACCCGCAGCACCCTGCTGGGCATGGTGCGGCTGCGTGCCGAGCGGGCCCGCCTGCTGGGCTTCGAGCACCACGCCGCCTACGTCGCCGCGGACGCCACGGCGGGGTCGGCGCAGGCGGTGGAGGACATGCTGTCGCAGCTGGCACCCGCGGCCGTCGCCAACGCGCGCGCCGAGGCCGCGGACCTCGAGAACGCGCTGCAGGCCGACCACCCGGGGTCCTCGCTGGAGCCGTGGGACTGGGCGTACTACGCCGGGCGCGTGCGGCAGGAGCGCCGCGCCCTGGACGAGGCGGAGCTGCGTCCCTACCTGGAGCTCGAGCGCGTGCTCGCCGACGGCGTCTTCCTGGCGGCCAACCGCCTCTACGGCCTGACGTTCGCCGAGCGGCACGACCTGGTCGGCTACCACCCCGACGTCCGCGTCTTCGAGGTGTTCGACGCCGACGGCTCCGGCCTCGGGCTGTTCCTCGGCGACTGGTGGACGCGTCCCGCCAAGCGTGGCGGCGCGTGGATGAACTCCCTGGTGGAGCAGTCGACGCTGCTGCGCGACGCGCCCGTCGTGGTCAACAACCTCAACGTGCCCAAGCCGCCGCCCGGGGAGCCGACGCTGCTGACCTGGGACGAGGTCATCACGCTCTTCCACGAGTTCGGGCACGCGCTGCACGGGCTGCTGTCCGACGTGCGCTACCCGTCGCAGTCCGGGACCAACGTGCCGCGGGACTTCGTCGAGTACCCGTCGCAGGTCAACGAGATGTGGGCGTGGGACCCCGAGGTGCTGCGGTCGTTCGCGGTGCACCACGAGACCGGCGAGCCGATGCCCGAGGAGTGGGTGCGGACGCTGCTCGCGGGCCGTCAGGACGGCGAGGGGTTCGCCACCACGGAGTACCTCGCCGCCGCGCTGCTGGACCAGGCCTGGCACCGGCTGACCCCCCAGGAGGTGCCGGCGGACCCGGCCGACGTCGTGGAGTTCGAGGCCCGCGCGCTGCGCGCCGCCGGCGTCGACCTGCGCACGGTCCCGCCGCGGTACCGCACGACGTACTTCAACCACATCTTCTGCAGCGGGTACTCGGCCGGCTACTACGCGTACATCTGGTCCGAGGTGCTCGACGCCGACACCGTGGAGTGGTTCACCGAGAACGGCGGGCTGGACCGCGCCAACGGCGACACGTTCCGCGCCCGGTTGCTGGCCCGGGGCGGGTCGGTGGACCCGCTGCAGTCGTTCGCGGACCTGCGGGGTCGGGGCCCGCGCATGGAGCCGCTGCTCACGCGGCGCGGCCTGCTCGGGGCGGTCGCGCGGTGA
- the ald gene encoding alanine dehydrogenase produces the protein MQVGVPRETKNREYRVALTPAGVQHLVARGHKVLVEAGAGAGSAVPDEDYAAAGARIVPTAADAWAAELVCKVKEPIAQEYGYLREDLTLFTYLHLAADRPTTDALLSAGTTSIAYETVQLPDGSLPLLAPMSEVAGRLATQVGAYHLMRNEGGRGLLLGGVPGVDGAKVVVLGGGVVGTHAAQIAAGMRADVTVLDLSVPRLRELDDLFGGRVRTIASSTWAIEHELLDADLVVGAVLLPGARAPRLVSNELVSRMRQGSVLVDVSVDQGGCFEDTRATTHDEPTFRVHGSVLYCVANMPGAVPVTSTRALTNATLPYLASLADLGWQGAAAADPALAGGLTTHGGRLLNAAVAQAHGYPWTSPDALPAA, from the coding sequence ATGCAGGTCGGCGTCCCGCGCGAGACCAAGAACCGCGAGTACCGGGTCGCCCTGACCCCGGCCGGGGTGCAGCACCTCGTCGCGCGCGGGCACAAGGTCCTCGTCGAGGCCGGCGCGGGTGCCGGTTCCGCCGTGCCCGACGAGGACTACGCCGCCGCCGGCGCCCGCATCGTCCCCACCGCCGCCGACGCGTGGGCGGCCGAGCTGGTGTGCAAGGTGAAGGAGCCGATCGCCCAGGAGTACGGCTACCTGCGCGAGGACCTCACGCTGTTCACCTACCTGCACCTGGCCGCCGACCGGCCCACCACCGACGCGCTGCTGTCCGCCGGCACCACGTCGATCGCGTACGAGACCGTGCAGCTGCCCGACGGCTCGCTCCCGCTGCTCGCACCCATGAGCGAGGTCGCCGGGCGGCTCGCCACGCAGGTGGGTGCCTACCACCTCATGCGCAACGAGGGGGGCCGTGGCCTGCTGCTCGGCGGGGTGCCCGGCGTCGACGGCGCCAAGGTCGTGGTCCTCGGCGGCGGCGTCGTCGGGACGCACGCCGCTCAGATCGCCGCCGGCATGCGCGCCGACGTGACGGTGCTCGACCTGTCGGTGCCGCGGCTGCGCGAGCTCGACGACCTCTTCGGCGGGCGCGTGCGCACGATCGCGTCGTCGACCTGGGCGATCGAGCACGAGCTGCTCGACGCCGACCTCGTGGTCGGCGCGGTCCTGCTGCCCGGGGCGCGCGCGCCCCGCCTCGTCAGCAACGAGCTGGTGTCCCGCATGCGGCAGGGGTCGGTGCTGGTCGACGTGTCCGTCGACCAGGGCGGTTGCTTCGAGGACACCCGGGCCACGACCCACGACGAGCCGACGTTCCGTGTGCACGGCTCCGTGCTGTACTGCGTCGCCAACATGCCCGGGGCGGTCCCGGTGACGTCGACCCGCGCGCTGACCAACGCGACGCTGCCGTACCTCGCCTCGCTGGCCGACCTGGGGTGGCAGGGTGCCGCGGCGGCGGACCCGGCGCTCGCGGGCGGTCTGACGACGCACGGTGGCCGGCTGCTCAACGCGGCGGTCGCGCAGGCCCACGGCTACCCCTGGACGTCACCCGACGCGTTGCCGGCGGCGTAG
- a CDS encoding fructosamine kinase family protein gives MSTVHRKSRQDAPAGFFACEAAGLRWLAAAGGVPVVEVLDVADDHLDLVRLLPVPPDAAAARAFGRDLARTHDAGAAAFGAPPDGWSGDGWFGPLDAPLPMPAGSYDAWGPFLADCRIEPVARDLRRAGLTTPQDDDAFGRLADLLRAGRWDDGEPPARLHGDLWQGNVVWTARGATLIDPAAHGGHRETDLAMLELFGLPHLDEVLRGYEEVHPLPGRRHRVGLHQLYPVAVHALLFGGGYVAQTRALLRDVLV, from the coding sequence GTGTCGACCGTGCACCGCAAGTCCCGCCAGGACGCGCCCGCCGGGTTCTTCGCGTGCGAGGCCGCGGGTTTGCGCTGGCTGGCCGCCGCCGGGGGCGTCCCGGTCGTCGAGGTCCTCGACGTCGCTGACGACCACCTCGACCTGGTGCGGCTGCTCCCCGTCCCCCCGGACGCCGCCGCGGCCCGGGCGTTCGGGAGGGACCTGGCCCGCACGCACGACGCCGGGGCCGCGGCGTTCGGAGCACCGCCCGACGGGTGGTCCGGGGACGGGTGGTTCGGCCCCCTGGACGCACCGTTGCCGATGCCGGCAGGGTCGTACGACGCGTGGGGGCCGTTCCTCGCGGACTGCCGCATCGAGCCGGTCGCGCGGGACCTGCGCCGCGCGGGCCTGACCACCCCGCAGGACGACGACGCCTTCGGCAGGCTCGCGGACCTGCTGCGGGCGGGCCGCTGGGACGACGGCGAGCCGCCCGCGCGCCTGCACGGCGACCTGTGGCAGGGCAACGTGGTGTGGACGGCGCGGGGCGCGACCCTGATCGACCCGGCGGCGCACGGCGGGCACCGCGAGACCGACCTGGCCATGCTCGAGCTCTTCGGCCTGCCCCACCTCGACGAGGTGCTGCGGGGGTACGAGGAGGTGCACCCGCTGCCGGGCCGGCGGCACCGGGTGGGTCTGCACCAGCTGTACCCGGTCGCGGTGCACGCCCTGCTGTTCGGCGGCGGATACGTCGCGCAGACCCGGGCGCTGCTGCGCGACGTCCTCGTGTGA
- a CDS encoding alpha/beta fold hydrolase, which translates to MRAGTTDRPTPGRPLITRPIVLVHGTRTSSEIWSPQVRALQRSGHPTVAIDLPGHGSRSDERFTLDGALAAIDDAVRSCAQQPLLVGLSLGGYTALAYAGRHEERIAGIVLAGCSTEIKGKPLSLYRRAAHHVTRWFGLGKGSWHVVTDMLTAMAGYSPLNDLRRVLLPVWLVNGARDPLRLDERRYLRAVPRARLTVVPGAGHDVNSHAPAAFNRVLLDALHELAARRPAPALAAAA; encoded by the coding sequence GTGCGGGCCGGGACGACCGATCGACCCACGCCCGGGAGGCCCCTCATCACACGCCCCATCGTCCTCGTCCACGGCACCCGCACGTCCTCGGAGATCTGGTCGCCCCAGGTCCGGGCGCTGCAGCGCAGCGGGCACCCGACGGTGGCGATCGACCTGCCGGGGCACGGCTCGCGCTCCGACGAGCGGTTCACGCTCGACGGCGCCCTGGCCGCGATCGACGACGCGGTGCGGTCCTGCGCGCAGCAGCCGCTGCTGGTCGGGCTGTCGCTGGGCGGCTACACGGCGTTGGCGTACGCGGGGCGCCACGAGGAGCGCATCGCGGGCATCGTGCTGGCGGGCTGCTCGACGGAGATCAAGGGCAAGCCGCTGTCGCTGTACCGCCGGGCGGCGCACCACGTCACGCGGTGGTTCGGCCTGGGCAAGGGCTCGTGGCACGTCGTGACCGACATGCTGACCGCGATGGCCGGCTACTCCCCGCTGAACGACCTGCGCCGTGTGCTGCTGCCGGTCTGGCTCGTCAACGGTGCGCGCGACCCGCTGCGCCTCGACGAGCGGCGCTACCTGCGCGCGGTGCCCCGCGCCCGCCTGACCGTCGTCCCCGGCGCGGGCCACGACGTCAACTCCCACGCCCCCGCCGCCTTCAACCGGGTGCTGCTGGACGCGTTGCACGAGCTCGCGGCCCGCAGGCCCGCGCCCGCCCTGGCCGCAGCCGCCTGA
- a CDS encoding metallophosphoesterase family protein, translating into MLHLELSGRRIRLLHASARSVHVRVHFHHTDEEFAGMFATTELTGDGPVPTMVGYGDVHDTYVETQDGRTLFNVGSVGNPLDEPTASYVVLEGEPGGDASAPFSLQVVRVPYDVEAEIAVARDLGMPEREAYAIELRTAVYRGLHAERGLRADDV; encoded by the coding sequence GTGCTCCACCTCGAGCTCAGCGGCCGCCGGATCCGGCTGCTGCACGCGTCCGCGCGCAGCGTCCACGTGCGCGTGCACTTCCACCACACGGACGAGGAGTTCGCCGGGATGTTCGCGACCACCGAGCTCACGGGTGACGGCCCGGTGCCGACGATGGTCGGGTACGGCGACGTCCACGACACCTACGTCGAGACGCAGGACGGTCGCACGCTGTTCAACGTCGGCAGCGTGGGCAACCCGCTCGACGAGCCGACCGCCTCCTACGTCGTGCTCGAGGGCGAGCCGGGTGGTGACGCGTCGGCTCCGTTCTCGCTGCAGGTGGTGCGGGTGCCGTACGACGTCGAGGCCGAGATCGCGGTGGCCCGGGACCTGGGGATGCCCGAGCGCGAGGCGTACGCGATCGAGCTGCGCACGGCCGTGTACCGGGGTCTGCACGCGGAGCGCGGCCTGCGCGCCGACGACGTCTGA
- a CDS encoding alpha/beta fold hydrolase, whose product MSTSAPPVVSTTVGESGQPVVFLHGLFGQGRNFTQVAKALAPDFRSLLVDLPNHGRSGWTEDVDYAGTADLVAEHLRGGFAADGPVHVVGHSMGGKVAMLLALRHPDLVDRLVVADIAPASGGSLGEFAHLLDSLAAIDLSTLTRRGEADERLAERVHDARVRGFLLQNLRADGDGFRWQANLDLLRRDLPTIGGFPDVGDATFDHPVLWVAGDRSDYVRPEHGPAMRRLFPRTTLVTIKGAGHWVHSEQPEAFVSALRTFLGAADR is encoded by the coding sequence GTGAGCACCAGCGCGCCGCCCGTCGTCAGCACCACCGTGGGGGAGTCCGGGCAGCCGGTCGTCTTCCTGCACGGGCTGTTCGGCCAGGGGCGCAACTTCACGCAGGTCGCCAAGGCGCTGGCGCCGGACTTCCGCTCGCTGCTCGTCGACCTGCCCAACCACGGCCGCTCGGGCTGGACCGAGGACGTCGACTACGCGGGGACCGCCGACCTGGTGGCCGAGCACCTGCGGGGCGGGTTCGCCGCGGACGGGCCCGTGCACGTCGTCGGGCACTCGATGGGCGGCAAGGTCGCCATGCTGCTCGCCCTGCGGCACCCCGATCTCGTGGACCGGCTCGTCGTCGCGGACATCGCCCCGGCGTCCGGAGGGTCGCTGGGGGAGTTCGCGCACCTGCTCGACAGCCTCGCGGCGATCGACCTGAGCACGCTGACCCGCCGCGGCGAGGCCGACGAGCGGCTCGCGGAGCGCGTCCACGACGCCCGGGTGCGCGGCTTCCTGCTGCAGAACCTGCGTGCCGACGGCGACGGGTTCCGGTGGCAGGCCAACCTCGACCTGCTGCGCCGCGACCTGCCCACGATCGGCGGGTTCCCCGACGTGGGGGACGCCACGTTCGACCACCCGGTGCTGTGGGTCGCCGGGGACCGCTCGGACTACGTGAGGCCCGAGCACGGTCCGGCGATGCGGCGCCTGTTCCCCCGCACGACGCTCGTGACGATCAAGGGCGCCGGGCACTGGGTGCACTCCGAGCAGCCCGAGGCGTTCGTGTCCGCGCTGCGCACGTTCCTCGGCGCTGCAGACCGCTGA
- a CDS encoding ClpP family protease, translating into MTTPTRPYDDELLARLADERVVALSTALDEQTGHRLTAQLLLLSADDPRTDITLWISSPGGSVPAMLAVHDVMRLIPNDVRTVAAGMAASAGQFLLSAGTPGKRYALPHARVLLHQGSAGIGGTAVDVELQADDLRHTRDTVLGLIAQHTGQPVDRVREDSLRDRWFTAQEALAYGFVDAVTPGLADVRPRHPGATVGIAGFGA; encoded by the coding sequence ATGACCACACCGACACGTCCCTACGACGACGAGCTGCTCGCGCGGCTGGCCGACGAGCGCGTCGTCGCGCTCAGCACGGCGCTCGACGAGCAGACCGGGCACCGCCTGACCGCGCAGCTGCTGCTGCTGTCGGCCGACGACCCGCGCACCGACATCACGTTGTGGATCAGCTCGCCCGGCGGGTCCGTCCCCGCGATGCTCGCGGTCCACGACGTCATGCGGCTGATCCCCAACGACGTGCGGACCGTGGCGGCCGGGATGGCCGCGAGCGCCGGGCAGTTCCTGCTCTCGGCCGGCACGCCCGGCAAGCGGTACGCGCTGCCGCACGCGCGGGTGCTGCTGCACCAGGGGTCGGCGGGCATCGGCGGCACCGCCGTGGACGTGGAGCTGCAGGCCGACGACCTGCGGCACACGCGCGACACCGTGCTGGGGCTGATCGCGCAGCACACGGGCCAGCCGGTCGACCGCGTGCGGGAGGACTCGCTGCGCGACCGCTGGTTCACGGCGCAGGAGGCGCTCGCGTACGGGTTCGTCGACGCGGTCACCCCGGGCCTGGCCGACGTGCGCCCCCGGCACCCGGGCGCCACGGTGGGGATCGCGGGGTTCGGCGCATGA
- a CDS encoding ClpP family protease has product MSGYLVPNVVERRGTVERSVDVFSRLLSERIVYLGTPLDDGVANVLVAQLLHLEADNPDRPIQLYVNSPGGDTSAMLAVYDAMQYVRPDVETTCVGQAAADAAVLLAGGAAGRRAILAHGRVVLHQPSTRGQGTVPDLILAADEVVRVRAQLEEVLSRHTGKDTATLRRDTDRDLVLTAEQAVAYGIADHVVRSRGR; this is encoded by the coding sequence ATGAGCGGCTACCTGGTGCCGAACGTCGTCGAGCGGCGCGGCACCGTCGAGCGGTCGGTGGACGTGTTCAGCCGGCTGCTGTCCGAGCGGATCGTCTACCTGGGCACGCCGCTGGACGACGGGGTGGCGAACGTGCTGGTCGCGCAGCTGCTGCACCTGGAGGCGGACAACCCCGACCGGCCGATCCAGCTGTACGTGAACTCCCCCGGCGGCGACACGTCGGCGATGCTCGCCGTCTACGACGCGATGCAGTACGTGCGCCCCGACGTCGAGACCACCTGCGTGGGGCAGGCCGCGGCGGACGCGGCCGTGCTGCTGGCGGGGGGCGCCGCCGGGCGGCGCGCGATCCTCGCGCACGGTCGGGTGGTGCTGCACCAGCCGTCGACCCGCGGGCAGGGGACGGTGCCCGACCTCATCCTGGCCGCGGACGAGGTGGTGCGGGTGCGGGCCCAGCTCGAGGAGGTGCTGTCCCGCCACACGGGCAAGGACACGGCGACCCTGCGCCGCGACACCGACCGCGACCTGGTGCTGACGGCCGAGCAGGCGGTGGCGTACGGCATCGCCGACCACGTGGTGCGGTCACGGGGACGCTGA
- a CDS encoding helix-turn-helix domain-containing protein: MDHDVVPLAPLVPRRPSAWRRTIGALLRAAREDRGLRLVDVAARARLSPQYLSEVERGLKEPSSEVLAALTDALGLTLVDLAEGIAAVLGRTAVRGRVGGTVRSLSALPGRADGPAAPRRPDVLLAA, encoded by the coding sequence ATGGACCACGACGTCGTCCCGCTCGCCCCGCTCGTGCCGCGACGCCCGTCGGCGTGGCGGCGGACCATCGGCGCGCTGCTGCGGGCGGCCAGGGAGGACCGCGGGCTGCGCCTGGTCGACGTGGCCGCCCGGGCGCGACTGTCGCCGCAGTACCTCTCCGAGGTCGAGCGAGGGCTGAAGGAGCCGTCGTCCGAGGTGCTGGCGGCACTGACGGACGCCCTCGGGCTGACGCTCGTCGACCTCGCCGAGGGCATCGCCGCGGTCCTCGGCCGCACGGCCGTGCGCGGGCGCGTGGGCGGGACGGTCCGGTCCCTGTCCGCGCTGCCGGGACGGGCGGACGGCCCCGCGGCACCGCGGCGTCCGGACGTCCTGCTGGCCGCCTGA
- the dinB gene encoding DNA polymerase IV: MAGPTILHADLDAFYASVEQLLDPRLRGRPIAVGGSARGGVVLAASYEAKAYGVAGGMPGWRAARLCPALQFVPGRFREYQPLADRVMDILGDVTPAVERISIDEAFLDVSGSTHLFGPPERIAELLRRRVREEVGLPISVGAARTKHLAKIASQVAKPDGLVVVDPEREREFLDPLPVGLLWGVGPVARARLAERGITTIGELARTPSSAVEQVLGHAVGARMSALAHNEDPRRVAGAGRARSVGAQSALGRQPVTRELVREVLTQLADRVAGRLRAKDRAGRTVTVRVRFPGMRSVTRSSTLPGPVAATLTLTEVAEQLVWQAIREQPQPEPEVTLLAVSVSGLVPQSALQLELPLEADDPRRPGSEHGAARWAVDRSVDAVRARFGTRAVGYLPAAMPRVRTVPDEFRELAEHDL, from the coding sequence ATGGCGGGCCCCACGATCCTGCACGCCGACCTCGACGCGTTCTACGCGTCGGTCGAGCAGCTGCTGGACCCCCGCCTGCGCGGGCGTCCGATCGCGGTGGGCGGCAGCGCGCGCGGGGGCGTGGTGCTCGCCGCGTCGTACGAGGCGAAGGCGTACGGCGTGGCCGGGGGCATGCCGGGCTGGCGTGCCGCGCGGCTGTGTCCCGCGCTGCAGTTCGTCCCCGGTCGGTTCCGGGAGTACCAGCCCCTCGCGGACCGCGTCATGGACATCCTGGGCGACGTCACCCCGGCCGTGGAGCGGATCTCGATCGACGAGGCCTTCCTCGACGTCTCCGGGTCGACGCACCTGTTCGGCCCGCCCGAGCGGATCGCGGAGCTCCTGCGGCGGCGGGTTCGCGAGGAGGTCGGTCTGCCGATCTCGGTGGGCGCCGCACGCACCAAGCACCTGGCCAAGATCGCCTCCCAGGTGGCCAAGCCGGACGGCCTGGTGGTCGTCGACCCCGAGCGGGAGCGCGAGTTCCTCGACCCGCTGCCGGTCGGGCTCCTGTGGGGTGTCGGACCGGTCGCCCGCGCCCGGCTCGCCGAGCGCGGCATCACGACGATCGGGGAGCTGGCCCGCACGCCGTCGAGCGCCGTCGAGCAGGTGCTGGGGCACGCGGTCGGTGCACGGATGTCGGCACTCGCGCACAACGAGGACCCGCGCCGGGTCGCCGGTGCGGGGCGGGCGCGGTCCGTCGGGGCGCAGTCCGCGCTCGGCCGGCAGCCCGTGACGCGCGAGCTGGTGCGCGAGGTGCTCACCCAGCTCGCCGACCGCGTCGCCGGCCGCCTGCGGGCCAAGGACCGTGCCGGGCGCACCGTGACCGTGCGGGTGCGGTTCCCCGGCATGCGGTCGGTCACGCGGTCGTCCACGCTGCCCGGGCCGGTGGCGGCGACCCTGACCCTCACCGAGGTCGCCGAGCAGCTCGTGTGGCAGGCGATCCGCGAGCAGCCGCAGCCTGAGCCCGAGGTGACGCTGCTCGCGGTCTCGGTGTCCGGGCTCGTCCCGCAGTCGGCGCTGCAGCTCGAGCTGCCGCTGGAGGCCGACGACCCGCGACGACCGGGGTCGGAGCACGGCGCCGCGCGGTGGGCCGTCGACCGGTCCGTCGACGCGGTGCGCGCCCGGTTCGGCACCCGCGCCGTGGGGTACCTGCCCGCCGCGATGCCGCGCGTGCGCACGGTGCCCGACGAGTTCCGGGAGCTCGCCGAGCACGACCTGTGA
- a CDS encoding cellulose binding domain-containing protein, with protein MRRRTFARPVLAAALAAGALVGTAVLTPAAAAPGGSGPYPADYSTTSALPNHTVYRPVNLPAERMPVVVWANGACSADGTSAQNFLREIASHGFLVISNGRPGGGGSSNASWLTQAMDWATAENSRQGSPLYGRIDPDNVGAAGFSCGGIEAYAVSNDPRVRTTGIFSSGLLNDADDYQLRRLDHPIAYIIGGPSDIAYPNAMDDWGKLPAGLPAFMGNLDVGHGGTYHETNGGQFGRAAQLWFRWQLKGDRQAGQAFVGQNCGLCTSGWSVQQKNLTLGADPTPTPTPTPSVTPTPTVTPTPTPTPTPSLTPTPPPTDGGGTSACTAAYRVVNQWGEGFVADVTVTARSSLTGWRVRVTLPGGGVSTSWNGVASGSGGAVTVSNAPWNGAVAAGQSTTFGFQGTGSGAGATVTCEAA; from the coding sequence ATGAGACGACGAACGTTCGCCCGCCCCGTCCTGGCCGCAGCACTGGCCGCCGGGGCTCTCGTCGGCACGGCCGTGCTGACGCCCGCCGCGGCCGCACCGGGCGGGTCCGGCCCCTACCCCGCCGACTACTCGACGACGAGCGCGCTGCCCAACCACACGGTGTACCGCCCGGTGAACCTGCCCGCGGAGCGCATGCCCGTCGTGGTCTGGGCCAACGGGGCGTGCTCGGCCGACGGGACGTCCGCCCAGAACTTCCTGCGGGAGATCGCCTCGCACGGGTTCCTCGTGATCTCCAACGGCCGCCCCGGAGGCGGCGGCAGCTCCAACGCGAGCTGGCTGACGCAGGCGATGGACTGGGCCACCGCCGAGAACTCCCGGCAGGGCAGCCCGCTGTACGGGCGGATCGACCCGGACAACGTCGGTGCCGCCGGGTTCTCGTGCGGCGGCATCGAGGCCTACGCCGTGTCGAACGACCCGCGTGTGCGCACCACCGGCATCTTCAGCAGCGGGCTGCTCAACGACGCCGACGACTACCAGCTGCGACGCCTCGACCACCCGATCGCGTACATCATCGGTGGGCCGAGCGACATCGCGTACCCCAACGCGATGGACGACTGGGGCAAGCTGCCCGCCGGGCTGCCCGCGTTCATGGGCAACCTCGACGTGGGGCACGGCGGCACGTACCACGAGACCAACGGCGGCCAGTTCGGTCGCGCGGCGCAGCTGTGGTTCCGCTGGCAGCTCAAGGGTGACCGGCAGGCCGGGCAGGCGTTCGTGGGCCAGAACTGCGGCCTGTGCACCTCGGGCTGGTCGGTCCAGCAGAAGAACCTGACGCTGGGGGCGGACCCGACGCCGACGCCCACGCCCACGCCCAGCGTGACGCCGACGCCGACCGTGACGCCCACGCCGACACCCACCCCGACGCCGTCCCTCACGCCCACGCCGCCCCCGACGGACGGCGGCGGCACGTCCGCCTGCACCGCCGCCTACCGGGTCGTGAACCAGTGGGGCGAGGGCTTCGTGGCCGACGTCACGGTCACGGCGCGGTCCTCGCTGACCGGCTGGCGGGTACGCGTCACGCTGCCCGGTGGTGGCGTGTCGACCAGCTGGAACGGTGTGGCGAGCGGCTCGGGCGGTGCGGTGACGGTCTCCAACGCGCCGTGGAACGGCGCGGTCGCCGCGGGCCAGAGCACGACGTTCGGGTTCCAGGGCACGGGCAGCGGGGCGGGTGCCACCGTCACGTGCGAGGCCGCCTGA